The sequence GCACCTGAATCGTTTGCGCTAGCGCTGTTCGGTCTTTCGATTGTTTCAAGTATTGCGGGCAAGTCGATGGTAAAGGGGCTTATGGCCGGAACATTAGGCCTGTTGATTGCAACTATCGGATTAGATCCAATTGGAGGATTTCCTAGGTTTACTTTCGGCATGCCTGAGTTGACTACGGGAATTGGGTTTATCCCAATCATGATTGGTTTGTTCGCAGCTTCTGAAGCGTTTAAGTCAATGGAAGATATCTTCTCGGAAAATAAAGTGAAAGTAGCAATCGACAAGGTGAAATTGAAATGGGTAGAATTCAAAGTGCTGATCGGTACGATACTTCGGTCTGCTGGAATCGGCACGTTCACAGGAATGATACCAGGCGCAGGTGCTGATATTGCAGCTTTTGTAGCTTATAACGAAGCAAAACGTTTTTCAAAAGACAAAGAACAGTTCGGTAAAGGTGATTTACGGGGAGTTGCTGCTCCTGAAGCTGCGGGAAACAGTGTGACAGGCGGTGCGATGATTCCACTCTTAACGTTGGGCATACCGGGTGATGCAGTAACAGCAGTTTTGCTTGGAGCCCTGATGGTTCAAGGACTTCAACCTGGGCCGATGTTGTTTGAGTCAAATGGTCCTATTGTTTATACGTTATTTGTAGGAATGCTACTTGCGAATATATTAATCTTGGTTTTCGGACTACTGGGAATCCGTTTGTTCACAAAAGTATTGGCGATACCAAAGACAATCTTAACGCCACTGATTTTGATGCTGTGTGTAGTTGGCGCTTACTCACTTGGAAATAACTATTTTGATGTAATTGTTATGTTCGTAGCAGGTGTTGTTGGATACTTCTTTAAAAGATTTGAAATTCCAGCTTCCCCAGTCATTTTAGGTCTAATTTTAGGACCGATGATGGAGAGTAACTTTAGGAGAGCACTCGTCATGTCGCAAGGTGATTTAAGTATATTCTATACAAGACCAATCACTGTTGTTCTATTAACAATCGCGATAATAACGCTATTTACGCCGTTATTTACAAAGAAAATCAAGAAAAATGCGTAAGGAGAATAAAAAATGAAAATTACTGGATATGAGCTGTTTCAAGTACCACCAAGATGGCTTTTCCTGAAAATCGAGACAGACGAAGGCCTAATTGGTTGGGGTGAGCCTGTTGTCGAAGGAAGAGCACATACAGTAAAAGCCTGTGTTGAAGAACTGATGGAATATCTGATAGGTAAGGATCCGATGAGAATTGAAGACCACTGGAATATGTTGTATCGGTCTGGGTTTTACAGAGGCGGCCCAATTCTAATGAGTGCCATCTCAGGAATTGATCAAGCACTGTGGGATATAAAGGGAAAGTACTTTAATGCACCTATTTACCAACTAATGGGTGGGGCTTGTAGGGAATCCATAAAAGTGTACTCTTGGATCGGTGGGGATCGACCAACAGACGTTGGTGAAGCAGCCGAGTCTGTTGTCGAGGCAGGGTTTACAGCTGTCAAAATGAACGGCACCGAAGAA is a genomic window of Sporosarcina oncorhynchi containing:
- a CDS encoding tripartite tricarboxylate transporter permease, which produces MSLLLEGIVNVFHWDVLLFLTFGTILGIVIGSLPGLTSTMGVALMLPLTFGMEAVPGILLLIGVYFGSVYGGSLTAILINTPGTPASAATVMDGYPLTQKGQAQKALTVSTISAATGGIISVIILILVAPQLASFALKFSAPESFALALFGLSIVSSIAGKSMVKGLMAGTLGLLIATIGLDPIGGFPRFTFGMPELTTGIGFIPIMIGLFAASEAFKSMEDIFSENKVKVAIDKVKLKWVEFKVLIGTILRSAGIGTFTGMIPGAGADIAAFVAYNEAKRFSKDKEQFGKGDLRGVAAPEAAGNSVTGGAMIPLLTLGIPGDAVTAVLLGALMVQGLQPGPMLFESNGPIVYTLFVGMLLANILILVFGLLGIRLFTKVLAIPKTILTPLILMLCVVGAYSLGNNYFDVIVMFVAGVVGYFFKRFEIPASPVILGLILGPMMESNFRRALVMSQGDLSIFYTRPITVVLLTIAIITLFTPLFTKKIKKNA